Within Crassostrea angulata isolate pt1a10 chromosome 2, ASM2561291v2, whole genome shotgun sequence, the genomic segment ttattaaaagatctgtattttctttttactaCTCTTGCATGTGAATGTAAAAAAAGATCCAAATTTTGCACAAAAAAGTTTAGCATAGACAAAAAGCATAAAATGAAATTACGTTATCAATATTTCTAATGAGGTAGTATATAACagtatttatcttaaaaatagaTGTATCAAACGGTATAAAAAACTAATCAAAaactgaaatcaaaatatatttttcaagattGTCCAGCTGGTTACTTTGGACAAGAATGTTCTTTGATGTGTCCAGAAACATGTAAAGGCTGCAACAATGTAAATGGGTCGTGTGATAAAGGATGTCATCCAGGCTGGAGGGGAGACCACTGTAAAATAGGTAGGCTAACTCAGTGCATTGCAACGACACATTTACGGGTTTCAGCAATTTTAATGGTCTGTATGATAACGAATGTCAGCAACGTAATTATTTCTGTTCATCTGATAGAATTCAATTCTAATTtagttaaaattgaaataactaCACAGGTGTTTGTTTTCATACCGCTCtgattttgatttgattatgAAACTTTTCATACTATGCATAACAGTTTACttttatggtttttttctttcttttttctttgtttgtttaatattgTGTTATTACGCGTTTTAGTAAAATTGACAATTTATCTTGTACAAATATATTACTGAATGATAAATAGAAATATGCCTATTTTAAAactagttttgataagaaaacaaagaataatgCTTAGAAAATAAGTACATTGCACATGTACGTCAAACATTATAAACTTAGTTTTTACCTTTCATTTTGCACAACAAATAAGCAAACAATTTTTCAGAGCTTATTATCCaatcaaatatataatttatatttttttctccatcGTTTTGAATGATGTCATATTTATCACAATAATCTATAAGGTagcataaacattttaaaacctaCTAATTGTTGTATGTTCATACATTGCAAAATAATTTTGAGAGTATCTATTATTAATCTAAGTGGTTCCTATGCTTAGATAGTTATTATTTGGGGGGTTTTTTCTTTGTCAccaagattttattttcattttcatttttatgcgGTATAATTGTTACTGCAACACTTTATAGAGTGTTCGGGCAATATGTTTGGAGACGGATGCTTAAGCCATTGCGGAAACTGTGCAGTTAATTTACAGTGCCATCATATTAACGGAACCTGTTTAAATGGATGTAAACCAGGGTACACTTCACAGTTTTGTAACCAAAGTAAGTGAATTATTTGTTCGTAAAACCATTGCCATATATTGCCGTTAAGATAAGATACCAAACATATTCcatctgaaaaataaatgaatattttgatcaCATCATATATTAAAGACATaacttttgataaaataaatcacTACTATGGTTTAACATCGTATAAAATATCCTTAAATCGAATAATCGCAAATCAAGAGATTACCGGCAGGAAAATGCAATATTCACAAGTAATTATTGCACTATGCATAACAAATTGATCAACGTTGGTGTTACATGTTTAAAAACTctaaaaacatttcattaaattttgacactatttttatcgtttttttgtttttttttggggggggggtttgttaaaaaaatgttaactgAATTGTCGAACGTATCTTATATGACACAGTATGTAGTAattatgatttgaaataaaacaattaatatgatatacaaatacattacGACAAAAAGCACACGgcaggtgtgaccggtcagcagaggatgttcactcctcctaggcacctgatcctacctctattttTCTAGAGGTCCacgttgctctgctttgaatttgtatttcgttttatggatttttgagatggttgacagtttgtaattgtcattttttttccataacatATACAGAATTAGGACTAGAAACggatacatttaaaaattgattttaaaattttgaaagtgtaaatttaaaaataaatagtaaATCTTTGTATGTTTcgattttataatttcttaccAACTATAGGAACAAAAGCAAGATTACTGTTCAAGACACAGcacaaataaatatcaatttggATTTGGATTAATTTCTGAGTTTCCTTtctaatattatgaaataataaatctTTTAGAAGGTATAGTAAATATGCTTTTTAGACTCATTAATtatatgattttcattcaaaaatatggaaaaaatcTTAAGATTTATCATTGAGACGCCCCCTTGCGTGCCAGATTTTAATAAACAGCTAAAATAAAATCTGCTGGGAGTCTGCATTATAAGCGATATGAAAATATCctgatgataacgttgaaactTTGAAAGACGTTGGTTTTATGCAGGTTAAAAAATAGATATGCCaaacgaagaaaaaaaataattttaccccctttatcaatttcaactccatattctttataattgtgttaatatttttttaaataatcacgAAAGATGATGTTAACaagagtttaaataaaaaaaagatgcaaTCAAATTTACAACACATTGGTTGAAATAGGGTTTTAACTACCATgccatccaaaaaaaaataaacgtttCAAGCAGATAGCGTTTCAGGTATATCTTAAAatagttaaaattaattttttttttttttaaatctaggcAGTTTGTTGCAATGAAAACAAGCAAaacatattgacgcaagcgtcaaatgggccgcaaaaaatatagtTGTTGTATAAACCATCATTGGGTTTTTCCTAAATggaattataaatcttatcCACACTTCAgtttatgaagaaaatcatggatatttaatttcacgaggttctcaaaagtatgaaaaataaatcaggtaagctcaaattttcaggtcaattcaaattttaggtctttcatatttttcgtaaataattgatatggatgtcattcCGTGATATTTTTCTATTACATCTCACacggaaatataataaatacacacacaaagtcattttattttgaatttctatgtccTGCGagatagaaattcaaatatatcatttatataaaatttcatgtcattcaggtcttaagtatttcaggtctttagtatgtcccgtataccgatcccgatacaatgttttgaaaagaaagaaaaactccgaaattttccaaatagattatagtctcgataaaaacgcacCTAACACGACAGTCTGTGACCtacattattatttacatttacgAGTAGAAGAAacaatttgtgatattttttaaaggcatacaacatatttctacatgcagatttacttttaattcaaaaaaatacacataataataattctatttttttttaaactataccgcagaaacgcagttacaatatctaaatgtatatcaaataacggaaTGCCTTCTGACGGCAAATAAAAATAGTATCCCTTACAAGGTAAAGTAATCAGCAgctgtttgaaaatttttcctTTTAGCATGCCGTGATGGATATTATGGACAAGATTGCGACAGAATATGCAATGTTACATGTGTTGGTTGTAACAACGTTAACGGACTGTGTGATTCTGGCTGTCATCCAGGATGGAAGGGGGACTACTGTCAACAACGTAATGATTTACATCTTTAATTGGATGAGTATCGTAgggaaaatatataaagagcaaaaaagaaaacattgaatATGATTAGTTGTATGAATGTAGAAAgcccaagaaaaaaaatgaactctTTATTTATCAAAAGTATCTTTTAAAGTATAATGTGTATTGCTATTTTGGGCTTTTACTTaacattatttgatttattatcattataatttttatttaattataaatattttaactttcTCCATTGGTCCTAGATTCATAACAGTTCAATAAGAGTTTTCtattaaaataatgattatcAGTTGAATTTGCTTTTACAATAGCATTCCGATCAAAATAAAGCTTTTATGCATTATATTCCGCAGATTGTGATAGTAACAAGTTTGGGGAAAGATGTAACAATACTTGTGGACACTGTCTTGGTTCAGAGCAGTGTCATCACATAAACGGAACATGTTTGAATGGTTGTGACAGTGGTTATCATGGCAATCTCTGTACCAAAggtaaaacatcaaaataaaaccattatattaaaagtttgcattcttttttgaatgattttagAAGGTTTCATCTGTACTAAgtgtaacaaaaaaaacaagaattaaagtcttgaaatcttttttattcGATAATTCATATCTTGATCTAGAATGTGATGCCAATTACTTTGGAAAAAATTGTGAAGAAATGTGTAGTGTAACATGTAACGGTTGCAACAGAAAAACAGGCATATGCGATACTGGATGTAAACCTGGTTGGAGAGATGTGTATTGTCATAAAGgtatttgttttatcaatatataagtataatttCTACTGGCTCGTACTTGTTTAAATCGGCGTATCTTGTTTCTTTTATTGTGAAAAGTAAACTCATCAGGTTGGTAAACACATCTTACAGTTAAGTAAAATACATCTTTATTTTCTGCTACATATTGTTATGTTTTATCACGATTACTTTACGATAGAATGCAGTTCAGGTTATTACGGAGAAAAATGTGCCAGTACGTGCGGACAATGTATGAATGAAAAAGTGTGTCACCATGTTACCGGGAATTGTGATGAAGGATGTCTGCCTGGGTACAAGGAACTAAGATGTAAAACAGGTACTTAATCAATGTGTAAATTACCTAAATACGAACCATGTACTACACAagcaaaataataatttgtttatttattgtaacTTTAGCAGCTACATATGTCTGAAACATTTATTGACACTCTTACTCTGCCAATTTCCTTCCCTCTTCTGCACAAATATTTAGTGTTGCACCGAAAAATTTAGGGGCACCGTTAATACCATAAGGTATtatatttggttttaagttgatttcaatgaaacaataaataaaacaattataccTGACAAGAAATAGTATTTCCTGTATATGTATAGGTACTTTTACCAAAAACTATATTTGtcttttgaatttgataatatACTTCATATAACTTtggaaacaaaatattattaattcatcatttttaacatgtatccaaatgatttgataataacttgaatttaaagttgaaaaaaaaacaattgtacatttataaatttgaaattgaacttATTTTACCAAGATTGAAAAACAAgtttaacaatttatatcaatatatatatatattgttcgCACGGATGTTAGCGGATGGGTCAATATTTTGAAGGATGTCGGAGTACCCGGAGAAAACATGTGTCAAAAAGGGCGACCATGATACCATATCACTATCATGTCATacattttttgcataaaaaatcattttgagaATTTAGAAATAACTGCAAATCTATCGTGTAGAATAGATTTAACATCAAGCTTCGTTGTGTCATATAACAGTTTGTGACAGTAATATGTACGGAAAGAATTGTTCCATGCCTTGTGGACACTGTCTAGAGTCAAGTCAATGTAATAATATCAATGGAACCTGTATAAATGGGTGTGACAGTGGATATCAAGGATCAATCTGCAATGAAGGTAAACTATGTACTGATGTTGCTGTACAATCAAATTGAAAAGTTCCTATCCATACTTACaactatttatataaaatatttcaatttatccAGAATgtgaagaaaattattttggaCCAAACTGTGAAAAAGAGTGCAATAGTACTTGCAAAAGTTGCAACAGAACAACAGGAACATGTGACTTTGGGTGTCATCCGGGATGGAAAGGACTGTTTTGTCACGAAAGTATGTTTAATCAAAACTATGTTTGTCATTGCGCGTGATTTAATAGCAATTTACTTTTGATATTGATGAAAAACGAtccattttgttttcaaaaacaaaagatCCCAagcaatttatcatttaaagcaaaaaatacGTCTTGAAATACGATTGAAAATCgggaaacatatatttttttataaatctaaaataatgaagttaattataatggaacaattatagaaatataaaaaagcatagtagagaagaaaattattttaacataacgaattaaacatatatttttttttattttaaaataaaataactgattttgttttttcgaatttataattaaatgattcTATGCAGTATATGAACATCTTTTTTAAACGCTTTATTTATGCTCGTTAGATATATTGTATTTTAGCTTGCAATCAGAGGAAGTATGGAGAAAATTGCAACATGCGTTGTGGACACTGTGTTAAGTCAGAGCAATGCCACCACATCAATGGGACATGTATGAATGGTTGTGACAGTGGCTACGAAGGGTTAAACTGCACAGACGGTGagtttataataaattttacctaaaagtaataataattttatagcTAAAAATTGCTGatttctgttcatttttattcagaATGTGACGATAAACATTACGGACCAAATTGCATGGAAATGTGTAATATAACGTGTAAAAGCTGCAACAAATCGACAGGAATATGTGACAATGGTTGTCATCCTGGATGGAGGGGACTCTTTTGTCAAGAaggtttataaatatattagtCATTCGCTGTTTTGTTTAAAGTGATAAATACTTTTACTTTTCAAGAAATAGACAAGCCTTTTTGCATATTTGTTTTCAGAATGTATAGCAGGTTTTTATGGAGAAAATTGTAACAATAGTTGTGGACATTGTTTGAATGAGACAGCATGTCACCATATCAATGGAACGTGCGATGTAGAATGTGACCCTGGGTACCAAACTCCGTACTGCACAGAAGGTGATGACTATTGTATGAATACGTCTAATAGATTTAACATCTGTTTAGAACTTTAAATCTAATTTTATcgaataatatataaaaacgaTTTGAAAGTTATCTTAATGCATATGAAACATTAAAACATCGTATGCATAggtatgcaattttttttcatatatttaaaaaaaatcagtaactGAGACATAAGAATTTAAGAAATCAGTACACATTTTCTTGATtgcaataattatttatatacataataCAAATGTTGTTCTTATTCCTACTATACCTATGGACTCGTGTAGGTAGACAGATAACACTTTTTTTCCTAACAAAGATAAACTTAATCACGTTGAACAAGTCAAACTGCATTCATCTTAAAAAGACTTACattaaaaaagcattttgttctgaatttattaaaataacatttttttttcttgcaaaagtCAACAATTCTACAGTCAACGGTTAAAATCCATTCTAGAATATTTTTTGGTCACTACGaattgtaacattttgtttattattattagttttatttGGGGAATATGGATCATTCTTTAAGTATATTGAGGTGGTAATCTCGGTcaggggggaggggaggggggggggtagtcaAATCCACTAAAGCCCAaatggctttatgatagatttaatcacgccccaaccgaaattgtcacctcataataatcaaagaatgatttcattttacttgtatttatataattttcagaaaTTGTTCGATTGAATACTTGAGAAGAATTAAGCAAATCCCATTTGCACCCGTATTATACCTCATTCGAATTTATTGGactttatagtacaaaatctaaacgtagtgttatcacaggtgacactgaaaatgtaaatattattatttcaatTCAGAATGCAGCGAAGGAAATTACGGAATGAAGTGCACCGGATTATGTGGGTTCTGTTCCAATATCTCCCACTGTTCTCATGTAGACGGAACATGTCGGACCGGATGTAGTCCCGGCTACCGACATAATCTCTGCAAAAAAAGTCTGGTTTTTGTTTTCCTTTGTGGTCGACTTATATTTATTGATTGATTAAAAAGTATTGAGATTGATTCTTTAGCATAatattttgtaacattttcAATCCATGCTTTACAAAGGAAGGAATGGATTACTTATAACATTGCTGaatcaacatattttttagTTTGTCAGGAAGGTCGATTTGGTCAAGACTGTGCTTTAAAATGCAACACCACTTGTCAAGGTTGTAACAATATCAATGGAGTTTGTGACACTGGCTGTAAAACTGGTTGGAAAGGAGTCTACTGCCATGAAGGTTTACTAGTGTGATggttttttccttatttttattttagagtcATTTCCCTTTAACCCGACCGGGCGTGGTATGCACGTGCCGGGACTGAAGAGCCCGACTGGTCGGGGTGTTTTTAGTCAGtctttaactttattatatCAGATACAGATCCACTTTCAGGGATTGGGgctaaatttcatattcattttatagTAACGGTAAATATCACACTCCCCTGGATTTTAATATGATACTGTTTCATACCTGTTATGTTAATAATTGTTTATGTCTGTTATTTATTACAGAatttaatttctaaacactGAATATATATTCGTTATCCTTTTGAACTCGGATCACATACATATGTACGGGACTTAACCCCTAGACGGTCCCGTTACACTTGAATAACATGACTTTGACAAAACCAAAGTTCCTTATTTcgaagaaaaaattgttctAACTTAATActcattttgaatatgtttgtaattattttaactTAGAATTACCCCAAACGAGTAATGAAGGAACAATAATTGGAGGATCAATAGGTGTACTTGTCATTCTGATAGCAGTATGTTTGATAGTGCTTACAATCATAAGACGGAGGTAAAttggttttcttttctttagtAATACAGATGATAGACTTAAAGAAAGTTTGCTACTTGAATAtgtgaattgttttttttaattcaatttggtATGCTGCATATTATAAGTTGTAGGACTTTAAGCATAGTTCTCTAAGTAGAACTAAATTCAACGAATTGGTTTCATATTTAACGTGTGtgcgttttttaaaaaaactttaaaacaccACATACGATGGAGAACAACTTTAATCGGTTTTTACCTTAcatttgttttgtctttttttctatAGAAATCAGAAAACTAAACAGAAAAATGTTGATAGTCATTTCAACGGTATGttttattcacaatttttaattcaattaggTAACCAATTTTAGGAACATTGAATAATTTCTATGAATAAATATTCACAGGAAATCTAATTAGCAATACTGAAATGGTGGTAAAATCCAACAGTAAAGACTCAGATATGAACGATAGCAACGACTATGCAAAACTTGTACAACCGACTGATAGCAACAAAGAAGAATGGAGCGAGAACCCCATAGGGGACAATGACATATACATGAACGAGCAGTTTACTCCAAACATTCCAGTAGATCAACTGGATTCtttcattgcagaaaaaagaagTAAAGGAAATGAAGGATTTAAGAGAGAATACGCGGTATGATCAAATtgatcctttaaaaaaaattggtattagTAATGAAtcagattttaaacattttcttatgaCTTGTAACGCTTagttttttaatgtaataacAACTAAAACCCTTTTTTAATATACCATACGTCATATTTTACTTTCTTGTTCTGTTCATttgtgtaattattttttacggtttttcaaataaattttgtctaGGGTTGatttcacatttatttattttatttttctaagaGAGATTTAATTGAGTTTACAATTAACAATAGGGTCTTCCTTCGGGTGAGATACGCTGCTGTGATGCCGGAAAGAAACAAGAAAATATAGCAAAGAATAGGTTCAAGACAACATTCCCAtgtaatcatttcattttatattaccTATGTTATTCACATAATTTGAAATCTGCAGGTTTTTTAATATTGCTTTTTTGCATTATACAGtttctttgtttatattatatgtatGAAACAAAAccgattatttgatatttgGTTTTTGTATCTTAAAAATCGTGTATGATTTGCTATTGAACTACTGtgtctttattgaaaatatagatGACCATTCCCGTGTAAAGCTACATGTAGATGACGAATCATCGTCGGATTACATTAATGCAAACTATATTGACGTACGTATACACAGTGTTTCCTAAATACAAATATTAGGCTTCAGATACACGAGGTATAACATCAGTTATATTATTTTGGCTTGGTGGTCGTGACCATTTCAAAACTATATAAAGATCATTATTAAGGGGGCTAGGGGTAGCtgccattttagacaatattgatctcctttaaaagaagagctccatataaagataatggaaaatgataaaattttatattaagatatatgaatttttttttatcaagtagTAGTTGATAGCTTCAGAAAATGCTTatgaaattttcatataaatctgatggtttcatattatattatattttgaagccccagcctccttaagaaaaattttgtataaaaacctGCATGTTGTGAAGctgaaacattttttctttgcttAATGATAAGTTGCCGCTAAAAATTCAGATAAGAAACTTTAAGAAAATTTGACGGccaatttgttgaccaccctgCCTTCTTAAATATGTTATACTATGGGCAttgtttctataaaaaaaaaattgtaagacAACCTCTGTAAAAACCGTTATTTATAACATATATCTTTTTCTTACTTAATGATGAATTGTCGATATACAAAAATCAGATTTGAAATCAAGAGTAAATAAGACGGGCAATTTGTAGAACAACTTGCCCCTTTAAATATGTTTGGTTtttaatggttatttttttctataatgaaTCAAACGTTATATGAAGCATAAGTGTTCAATACAATGgttttatgtatatctttttcTTTATCTCAGGGACACAACAGACAAAAAGAGTACATCGCTGCACAAGGTTAACTTATCACATATTTCCCTGACGTtagtttgaaatgcaaaaacaaaaataaatcaaaacgtttaataaacatgtattttcttaaactgaaataaaatattgtaagaACTTTTtggaaaaactttttaaagatacattatgaaaagttttatttacGTGACATGTCATTCTTTACATTCCATAGGACCAAAAGCCAATACTCTTGCTGATTTTTGGAGAATGATTTGGCAGGAAAACGTGGCTACCATTGTAATGCTTACTAATCTTAAAGAAGGAGAAAAGGTACGGATTCATTAGTTATCCAAAATAGACAGTGGACAGAACATTTATCATTAGGATAAAAGTCCGTTATTTTTGCTTTATCCATGAActtatgaaacatttttgtattacgaaaataatattttttcgaTTACAAACCGAAAATTAGCATTTTTAGAGAGTAAgttataaacatattaaaataaacttgtaaacattttttaaaaaatattcaagcaTGAAAGACGCTTCAGTAAACGAATCTTAGACAATTTGTACAAGTAGCAATGGTGAACGTTTTCCTTTTAGGAAATAACAtgtctgttgttttattttatcaaaagtaaGGCATTGAATTTTCGCAGTTTAAGTGTACCCAGTATTGGCCGGAAAGAAACAAACCATTTAGTGCTGGGCCAGTGTTGGTCAAACTGATTGTAGAGAAAGAGTACGCCTTTTACATAGAACGGAAAATGTCAGTTAGCAACAAACAGGTTTGATCTACTATAATTATTCTAAATGTTATTCCATAGAATAAAGTGTttctattttacatttttacatttgttatccttatcaaaaataatcaacaaaacattagttatttattcattatacatggatataatatattatatacattataGCCTATTACATGGGGCGTTTTATAATAACATGCAAAGGCATCTTTTAATCTTCTATAGATGCATTCGTCTCTGCATCATACTTTTTTGTCAACGTTAAAATATTGATAAGCAAAGCAAAATATagaaattaacattttgtagTTCATATATTTGAGTCCTCCAAGTACATATATCAGTATTGTTATACTAGTTTTACGTTTACATTTTGGTAAATAGAAAACGTCATATCTGATAACATATTAAATACCATCATAAGCACAAGTTTTAGAAAATGTAACGTAGCTTCTTATTAATTACTTTGTACGCTGCTGAAGGTAGTAGACGATgctattagtttttgttttattgttaaatagtTAAAGTACAGATACATTACGTTTTTGTTTTTCGATATCTTTTGCTAAAAAAAGGAGTTTATTTCACATTGAATTTAACGTTGTgttattaaagacaaaaaatgttgacagagatatatgtataaagaagtataaaaaataagtaataaaaatataatacatgagttttattaatttattggCGATAGTGGCCACGACTGCTTGATATTAAAAGGTATACAGAATACAAGGTGAACCCTGGGTCCAGCTGTTCACCCGTAAAAAACCATAACAAATATCTATATGAACACTACTGGCGGGATTCTTTTGTTAAAGAAAGTGCGTTTTCTTAACATATTGTTTAACGTTTAGTTAGAGAAGACACAggtgctttattttttttttagttaaagaAGACACGCGTGATTTATCAGCACCACTACACGGCGTGGCCTGATCACGGAACCCCAGAATCATTGTGCTTGCTCACGTTTCACAACCACGTGATCAGCAAAACTAATAATAACACGAATGTACCCACTGTT encodes:
- the LOC128171492 gene encoding uncharacterized protein LOC128171492; this translates as MASLCVVLGLVTLSHAYVNLALNKPAHQSHPYLKGDTYDASNAVDGLKSNLRFDGGQCVVSEDGHRTAIWWVNLTSIHSIHDITIYYRTDNSPWFPSNGYKARFLRFSIYISNTTNRLQGRECFKDMNFTFETIPAVFNTKCFVHGQYVIYYNERLSNVTYPTNASQYAHNELCEVEVYGCALTGFFGPNCSVPCPDVNCQYCHIETGTCQGCKPGYKGHQCELDCPAGYFGQECSLMCPETCKGCNNVNGSCDKGCHPGWRGDHCKIECSGNMFGDGCLSHCGNCAVNLQCHHINGTCLNGCKPGYTSQFCNQTCRDGYYGQDCDRICNVTCVGCNNVNGLCDSGCHPGWKGDYCQQHCDSNKFGERCNNTCGHCLGSEQCHHINGTCLNGCDSGYHGNLCTKECDANYFGKNCEEMCSVTCNGCNRKTGICDTGCKPGWRDVYCHKECSSGYYGEKCASTCGQCMNEKVCHHVTGNCDEGCLPGYKELRCKTVCDSNMYGKNCSMPCGHCLESSQCNNINGTCINGCDSGYQGSICNEECEENYFGPNCEKECNSTCKSCNRTTGTCDFGCHPGWKGLFCHETCNQRKYGENCNMRCGHCVKSEQCHHINGTCMNGCDSGYEGLNCTDECDDKHYGPNCMEMCNITCKSCNKSTGICDNGCHPGWRGLFCQEECIAGFYGENCNNSCGHCLNETACHHINGTCDVECDPGYQTPYCTEECSEGNYGMKCTGLCGFCSNISHCSHVDGTCRTGCSPGYRHNLCKKICQEGRFGQDCALKCNTTCQGCNNINGVCDTGCKTGWKGVYCHEELPQTSNEGTIIGGSIGVLVILIAVCLIVLTIIRRRNQKTKQKNVDSHFNGNLISNTEMVVKSNSKDSDMNDSNDYAKLVQPTDSNKEEWSENPIGDNDIYMNEQFTPNIPVDQLDSFIAEKRSKGNEGFKREYAGLPSGEIRCCDAGKKQENIAKNRFKTTFPYDHSRVKLHVDDESSSDYINANYIDGHNRQKEYIAAQGPKANTLADFWRMIWQENVATIVMLTNLKEGEKFKCTQYWPERNKPFSAGPVLVKLIVEKEYAFYIERKMSVSNKQLKKTRVIYQHHYTAWPDHGTPESLCLLTFHNHVISKTNNNTNVPTVVHCSAGVGRTGTYIALDALYHMGKQTGTVNVVEFVKKMRGNRVSMVQTFEQYTTIYLALNNIFKAPIKMDNSTDVFFKAEKAIQGAQATRKEFQLLLNVRPAYTGVDYKIAKQNSAKNCADTILPLDKYSLFLSSSVSNRGNYINAIVVPSLTNGRRFIVTKYPTPDGAVDFLRLLDDHESDTVICMDPVQDIDSIRSWLPDASSSTVVTPFTVHCQSKSKTDVTCHLIDIVQEKNEDESHSVVVVEPRAKIGPIETSQDTSHLRSLVSAALLSETENPITVVCSDGASLCGVFLAVHNAIQQLDIDGWVDVFTTVRHLQVRRPEFCANFNEYQMVFKALYDHIQSTTETIYSNQ